A window of the Tunturibacter empetritectus genome harbors these coding sequences:
- a CDS encoding ABC transporter ATP-binding protein — MIELKQLERSYKTGHTETWVLRRINLTIREGEFVTVMGPSGAGKSSLLNVLAMLDDQWRGEFYFAGDAVHAMNRKQRAELARRRIGMVFQSYHLLDDLTVAENIDLPLSYKDIPKLERQALVADTLDRFNIVGKKDLFPNQLSGGQQQLVGIARAVIHKPDLLLADEPTGNLHSEQAKEIMQLFRRLNEEGTTVVQVTHSETNAEYGSRTIELRDGWLSRDTAGLVAAEGTGVRA; from the coding sequence ATGATTGAGTTGAAACAGCTGGAGCGTAGTTATAAGACGGGTCACACCGAGACGTGGGTTCTGCGACGAATCAATCTCACCATCCGAGAAGGTGAATTTGTAACCGTGATGGGTCCGTCTGGAGCGGGCAAGTCTTCGCTGTTGAATGTGTTGGCGATGCTGGACGATCAATGGAGGGGAGAGTTTTACTTTGCAGGCGATGCTGTTCATGCGATGAATCGCAAACAGAGGGCCGAACTGGCACGGCGACGAATTGGGATGGTGTTTCAGAGCTATCACCTGCTGGATGATCTGACGGTGGCGGAGAATATCGATCTGCCGCTGTCTTACAAAGACATTCCGAAGTTGGAGCGGCAGGCACTCGTTGCGGATACTTTGGACCGCTTCAACATTGTGGGGAAGAAGGATCTGTTTCCGAACCAGCTCTCTGGCGGGCAACAGCAGTTGGTGGGCATTGCGCGAGCAGTGATTCACAAGCCGGATCTTTTACTGGCCGATGAGCCGACGGGGAATCTGCACTCGGAGCAGGCCAAGGAGATTATGCAGTTGTTTCGCAGATTGAATGAAGAGGGAACGACAGTGGTGCAGGTGACGCATTCGGAGACAAACGCAGAGTATGGCTCGCGGACGATTGAGTTGCGAGATGGATGGCTCTCTAGAGATACGGCGGGACTTGTAGCGGCTGAAGGAACGGGGGTACGGGCGTGA
- a CDS encoding CPBP family intramembrane glutamic endopeptidase, whose product MSASAASALDFSGPERPGAVGWRRRTLLDLVVGYGLILIVIWTPAPLRTVLYFVTLGWIGYATWSSFSGWDAMGVRVAGFSRSMWVVGIALCLAAGAVVFALQEQTLHGPHSVLRLVQGFWGYTVWSFFQQFLLNDFVMRRLLKLTNDRRVAVIGAAGLFALAHLPNPVLTVMTLVWGVVACLIFLRYRNLFTLGMAHAILGICVAVTLPASVQHNMRVGLGYLRYRPHVRHHLNQMDHRVSTVVWVRAEAPTRRS is encoded by the coding sequence ATGAGTGCGAGTGCAGCCAGTGCGTTGGACTTCTCCGGGCCAGAGCGGCCGGGGGCTGTGGGGTGGAGACGGCGGACGCTGCTTGATTTAGTCGTGGGGTATGGGCTGATCCTGATTGTGATCTGGACTCCGGCGCCGCTGCGGACCGTACTTTATTTCGTGACACTGGGGTGGATCGGGTACGCAACGTGGAGCTCCTTTAGCGGTTGGGATGCGATGGGAGTGCGGGTCGCTGGATTCTCCCGTTCGATGTGGGTGGTGGGGATTGCTCTTTGTCTTGCGGCAGGAGCGGTGGTCTTTGCGTTGCAGGAGCAGACGCTGCATGGGCCGCATAGCGTGCTGCGGTTGGTGCAGGGTTTTTGGGGCTATACGGTCTGGTCATTCTTTCAGCAGTTTCTGTTGAACGATTTTGTGATGCGGCGGTTGTTGAAGCTGACCAATGATCGTCGGGTTGCGGTGATTGGGGCGGCGGGGCTCTTTGCGCTGGCGCATCTGCCGAATCCGGTGTTGACGGTGATGACGCTGGTGTGGGGTGTCGTGGCTTGCCTGATCTTTTTGCGGTATCGCAACCTGTTTACGCTGGGGATGGCGCATGCGATTCTCGGGATCTGCGTTGCGGTGACTTTGCCGGCGTCGGTGCAGCACAATATGCGGGTGGGGCTGGGTTATCTGCGGTATCGGCCGCATGTGCGGCATCATCTGAACCAGATGGACCATAGGGTGTCGACGGTGGTGTGGGTGAGGGCTGAAGCTCCGACGCGGCGGTCCTGA
- a CDS encoding efflux RND transporter periplasmic adaptor subunit — MDISRPDIKQKKMRRQWIAGGCAVVVLAAIGFFVTRLKPAAPEVDRATVWTDTVKRGPLLRQVRGPGSLVPREDKIRLIPSETEATVVRIRVLPGAKVEPDTILMDLVDPQLQQELLDAQLQMKGAEADYINTRAKVQSDLMDQKAAAATVGADHNQAQLQAQTDKSLFDLGVISGLTYSASKGKADELTTRNDLEKQRLTLNEKAIETQLAVQQTKVDQAKALLGLKQKQLDALSVRAGISGVLVELPHQVGEHVAPGTTLAKVVQPDQLKASLKIAETQARDIQIGQPAEVDTHNGVINGKVMRIDPGVLNGTVTVDVELAGALPQGARPDLSVDGTIDLDRMTDVLYVGRPAFGNENSTISLFKLGPDGKTAVRVPVKVGRASVNSIQVLEGLQDGDTVILSDMSRWDNTDRIRLN; from the coding sequence ATGGATATCTCCAGACCAGATATAAAGCAGAAGAAGATGCGTCGGCAGTGGATCGCGGGTGGCTGCGCCGTGGTGGTGCTTGCGGCGATTGGTTTTTTTGTGACGCGGTTGAAGCCTGCGGCGCCTGAGGTCGATCGGGCTACCGTGTGGACCGACACGGTGAAGCGTGGGCCGCTGCTGCGGCAGGTGCGTGGGCCGGGTTCGCTGGTTCCGCGGGAAGACAAGATTCGACTGATTCCCTCGGAGACCGAGGCGACGGTGGTGCGGATTCGGGTGCTGCCAGGCGCAAAGGTTGAGCCGGACACGATTCTGATGGACCTGGTCGATCCGCAGCTGCAGCAGGAGTTGCTGGACGCGCAGCTGCAGATGAAGGGCGCAGAGGCGGACTACATCAATACGCGGGCGAAGGTGCAGAGCGATCTGATGGACCAGAAGGCCGCGGCGGCGACGGTGGGAGCGGATCATAATCAGGCTCAGCTGCAGGCGCAGACGGATAAGTCGTTGTTTGACCTGGGCGTGATCAGCGGGTTGACCTACAGCGCGTCGAAGGGCAAGGCCGATGAGCTGACGACGCGGAACGATCTTGAGAAGCAGCGGCTTACGTTGAATGAGAAGGCGATTGAGACGCAGCTTGCAGTGCAGCAGACCAAGGTGGATCAGGCGAAGGCACTGCTTGGGTTGAAGCAGAAGCAGCTGGATGCGTTGAGCGTGCGGGCGGGGATCAGCGGTGTGCTGGTGGAGTTGCCGCACCAGGTGGGCGAGCATGTCGCTCCGGGAACGACGCTGGCAAAGGTGGTGCAGCCGGACCAGTTGAAGGCGAGTTTGAAGATTGCGGAGACGCAGGCGCGCGATATTCAGATTGGGCAGCCGGCTGAGGTGGATACGCATAACGGCGTGATCAACGGCAAGGTGATGCGAATTGATCCGGGGGTATTGAACGGAACGGTGACGGTTGACGTAGAGCTTGCTGGCGCTCTGCCGCAGGGCGCTCGACCGGACTTGAGTGTTGACGGAACGATCGACCTGGATCGGATGACGGACGTGCTGTATGTGGGACGTCCGGCGTTTGGGAATGAGAACAGCACGATCAGTTTGTTCAAGCTGGGACCGGACGGGAAGACGGCGGTAAGGGTTCCTGTGAAAGTTGGACGGGCCTCGGTAAACAGCATTCAGGTGCTGGAAGGGTTGCAGGATGGCGATACGGTGATTCTGTCGGACATGAGCCGGTGGGATAACACGGATCGGATTCGCTTGAATTAG
- a CDS encoding ABC transporter permease, whose protein sequence is MSGIMQDVKYALRQLRKAPGFTLTAVLTLALGIGANSAIFTLVHAVLLQNLPVSDPKALVRLGDKDDCCVMGGRPENEDYSVFSYDSYKHLRDSTPEFEQLAAMQAGVGQGTLTAQRGSGSNLSKASSGEFVSGNYFQTFGLRPFVGRLLLPSDDVPGAPMAAVLSYRAWQRDYAMDPSVVGSTFQLNTHPVTVVGVTPPSFYGDRMTDTPPDFYLPLAMDPILDPGALLNRPEISWLYVLGRVKPGTQMGPLQEKMSGMLRDWLVPLKSYQNADGKKALPKTHLVLTPGGVGIANMQTEYRSGLELLMGISGLVLLIACANIANLVLVRGMARRAETSIRMALGAARKRIIRQMLTESVVLACLGGVAGLVVSYAGTRTLLALAFPDSPGLPIHASPSLPMLGFAFGLSLLTGLIFGIAPAWITSHSEPAESLRGANRSTRDSASLLQRSLVVTQAALSLVLLVGAGLLTRSLNKLEHQNFGLQTENRVVIHISPDNAGYKPDQLQALYGEIQERFRALPGVERVGLSLYTPLEGDNWGEGVTIQGRPEPGRNDHVGASWDRVTPDFFQVIGQQVLRGRGITDQDTGTSPMVAVVNETFVKKFFPNGEDPIGIHFGLDGVKSAGEIEIVGVVSDVKYVDPREAVRPMYFRPFLQHAPLSDNQDVRSLFAGAIMLQMRGPSEGLEAQVRRTLANINPNLTVVNFNTFGGQIEGQFNQDKLIARLTLLFGVLALVLASVGLYGVTAYTVARRTPEIGIRMALGAGRGSVVSMVLREAMLQAGIGLAIGLPVALLCVRFLKTQLYGTGGQDPLVLAGAVLVLIVSACVAGLIPARRAASTDPVKALRTE, encoded by the coding sequence ATGAGCGGGATCATGCAGGATGTGAAGTATGCGCTGCGACAGTTGCGAAAGGCGCCGGGATTTACTTTGACAGCAGTTCTGACGCTTGCCCTTGGGATCGGCGCGAACTCCGCGATCTTTACGCTGGTGCATGCGGTGCTGCTGCAGAATCTTCCCGTTAGCGATCCGAAGGCGCTGGTGCGTCTGGGCGATAAAGATGATTGCTGCGTGATGGGAGGACGGCCCGAGAACGAAGACTACTCTGTATTTTCCTACGATTCGTATAAACACCTGCGTGATAGTACGCCTGAGTTTGAGCAACTGGCGGCGATGCAGGCGGGTGTAGGTCAGGGTACCCTCACAGCACAGCGGGGATCGGGCAGCAACTTGTCGAAGGCCTCCTCCGGTGAGTTTGTCTCGGGGAACTACTTTCAAACTTTTGGCCTGCGGCCTTTTGTAGGGCGGCTTTTGCTGCCGTCCGACGATGTGCCGGGAGCGCCGATGGCTGCGGTGTTGAGCTACAGGGCATGGCAGCGTGATTATGCTATGGATCCGTCCGTGGTGGGCAGCACCTTCCAATTGAATACGCATCCTGTGACGGTGGTGGGAGTTACGCCACCATCTTTTTACGGCGATCGGATGACTGATACGCCGCCTGATTTTTATCTTCCATTGGCGATGGATCCGATTCTCGATCCGGGTGCGTTGCTGAATCGTCCCGAGATTAGCTGGCTCTATGTCCTTGGCCGCGTTAAGCCTGGTACGCAGATGGGACCACTGCAAGAGAAGATGAGCGGGATGTTGCGTGACTGGCTGGTTCCGCTAAAGTCCTATCAGAACGCGGACGGAAAGAAGGCTCTGCCGAAGACGCACCTGGTTTTGACGCCAGGTGGAGTGGGGATTGCGAATATGCAGACGGAGTACAGAAGCGGATTGGAGCTTCTGATGGGGATCTCCGGATTGGTGCTGCTGATTGCCTGTGCGAATATTGCGAATTTGGTTCTGGTGCGTGGAATGGCGCGCCGGGCTGAGACCTCGATTCGGATGGCGCTTGGTGCGGCGCGAAAGAGAATCATTCGCCAGATGCTGACCGAGAGTGTGGTGCTGGCGTGCCTGGGAGGTGTGGCTGGACTTGTTGTGTCGTATGCAGGGACGCGGACGCTGTTGGCGCTGGCGTTTCCTGATTCACCGGGTCTGCCGATTCATGCGAGTCCCTCGCTGCCGATGCTGGGATTTGCATTTGGCTTGTCGCTGTTGACTGGGTTGATCTTTGGGATTGCGCCGGCATGGATTACCTCTCACTCGGAGCCTGCGGAATCTCTTCGCGGCGCGAACCGGTCGACGAGGGACAGCGCTTCTCTGCTGCAGCGGTCGCTGGTGGTGACGCAGGCTGCGTTGTCGCTGGTGTTGCTTGTGGGCGCTGGTCTGTTGACGAGAAGTCTGAATAAGCTCGAGCATCAAAATTTTGGATTGCAGACAGAGAATCGCGTGGTAATCCATATCAGTCCGGATAATGCGGGTTATAAACCGGATCAGTTGCAGGCTCTCTATGGAGAGATACAGGAACGCTTCCGGGCGTTGCCGGGAGTCGAACGGGTGGGGTTGTCGCTTTACACTCCGCTTGAAGGAGATAACTGGGGCGAGGGTGTAACGATACAGGGACGTCCTGAGCCTGGACGGAACGATCACGTTGGCGCATCGTGGGACCGTGTGACGCCGGATTTCTTCCAGGTGATCGGGCAACAGGTTTTGCGTGGGCGCGGAATTACTGATCAAGATACCGGGACTTCGCCGATGGTGGCCGTTGTGAATGAGACGTTCGTGAAGAAGTTCTTTCCGAATGGGGAAGACCCGATTGGCATTCACTTCGGCTTGGACGGTGTGAAGAGTGCGGGGGAGATAGAGATTGTCGGCGTGGTGTCAGATGTGAAGTATGTGGATCCGCGTGAGGCTGTTCGGCCTATGTATTTTCGGCCGTTTTTGCAACATGCTCCACTGTCTGACAATCAGGATGTGAGGTCGCTCTTCGCAGGGGCGATCATGCTGCAGATGCGTGGCCCTTCGGAGGGATTGGAGGCGCAGGTGCGACGGACACTTGCGAATATCAATCCGAATCTGACCGTGGTTAACTTCAATACCTTCGGCGGTCAGATTGAGGGCCAGTTTAATCAGGATAAGTTGATTGCGCGGCTGACGCTGCTGTTTGGCGTGTTAGCGCTGGTGCTGGCTTCGGTCGGTCTGTATGGTGTGACGGCTTATACGGTTGCGCGGCGAACGCCTGAGATTGGGATACGGATGGCACTAGGCGCTGGACGCGGCAGCGTGGTGAGCATGGTGTTGCGTGAGGCCATGTTGCAGGCCGGGATTGGGCTTGCCATCGGATTGCCTGTTGCGTTGTTGTGCGTGCGCTTTTTGAAGACGCAACTGTATGGAACGGGCGGGCAGGATCCTCTGGTCCTTGCGGGAGCGGTTTTAGTGCTGATCGTTTCTGCATGCGTTGCGGGGCTTATCCCGGCGCGGCGTGCGGCTTCGACTGATCCGGTCAAAGCGTTGAGGACGGAGTAA
- a CDS encoding Ku protein: protein MPRPYWSGQIQISLVSFGVKLFTATESKSEIRFHQLSRKTGERIKHQKVSSGDEGKVESSDIVKGYEYRKGEYVVVEPEEIEQIRIPSKHTIEVTQFVDEGELDPEFFEKPYFVVPENDVQAEAFAVVRKALQTTKKIALGKIAFSGREHLVAVSAGTDDKLPGMMAYTMRYAEELRDPKEFFEDIKKVAVDEDQLSLAKELIKRKASKFEPEKFKDEYEAALREMVEAKVKHAPIPKDDPAPKSGKVINLMDALRKSVQSDEAPAAKKKAPARATAAEAQKGIELVKPAKASKPRKSA from the coding sequence ATGCCGCGTCCGTACTGGTCAGGTCAGATACAGATCTCACTCGTTTCGTTTGGAGTCAAGCTGTTTACGGCGACCGAGTCGAAGAGCGAGATTCGTTTTCATCAGCTTAGCCGGAAGACCGGGGAGCGGATCAAACACCAGAAGGTCTCTTCTGGCGATGAGGGCAAGGTGGAGAGCTCGGACATTGTGAAGGGTTATGAGTACCGCAAGGGCGAGTACGTCGTGGTCGAGCCGGAGGAGATCGAGCAGATTCGAATTCCTTCCAAGCATACGATTGAGGTGACGCAGTTTGTCGATGAAGGCGAGCTTGATCCTGAGTTCTTCGAGAAGCCCTATTTTGTGGTGCCGGAGAATGATGTTCAGGCGGAGGCGTTCGCGGTGGTTCGCAAGGCTCTGCAGACGACGAAGAAGATTGCGCTGGGGAAGATTGCGTTTAGTGGGCGCGAGCACCTGGTGGCGGTTTCGGCTGGGACCGACGACAAGCTGCCGGGCATGATGGCTTACACGATGCGGTATGCGGAGGAGTTGCGGGATCCCAAGGAGTTCTTTGAAGACATCAAGAAGGTGGCGGTGGATGAGGATCAACTGTCGCTGGCGAAGGAGTTGATCAAGCGCAAGGCGTCGAAGTTCGAGCCGGAGAAGTTCAAGGATGAGTACGAGGCGGCGTTGCGCGAGATGGTTGAGGCGAAGGTGAAGCATGCGCCGATTCCGAAGGATGATCCTGCGCCAAAGTCTGGCAAGGTGATCAATTTGATGGATGCTCTGCGGAAGAGCGTGCAGAGTGATGAAGCGCCTGCGGCGAAGAAGAAGGCTCCGGCGAGAGCGACTGCTGCGGAGGCGCAGAAGGGCATCGAGCTGGTGAAGCCTGCGAAGGCATCCAAACCGCGTAAGTCGGCGTAG
- the ligD gene encoding DNA ligase D has product MATRKRAKTKSAVSAADAVDEQLGLYRSMRDFEVTGEPSGSAKKKFFNDQPLPFVIQKHAATRLHYDFRLGWNGVLKSWAVAKGPSYVTADKRLAVQVEDHPIDYGGFEGIIPKGQYGGGTVMVWDQGTWEPQAGHTDVDEGLRTGSLKFILHGTKMKGKWALIRMGGKAANESKPNWLLIKEHDDFERTKDDAAVTDKEPDSVVTGRSLEEIARNEDHVWNSKETAKGNAWYRKDAGAASAREIVAEKASPEPASADKPAKARRSKSVAWELKVPEGAPKERLPEFITPELALQATTPPSGTGWLHELKLDGYRIQARKDGDKVQLLTRTGLDWTHRMKTIAALVGKLPVDRVILDGEVVVLAENGTTSFADLQAAFQEGVKKPLSYFVFDLLHLNGHNLRGVPLAERKGLLATLLEGDGEFLRFNEHLESDGLVIFEKACEMHVEGIVSKRAASKYSSGRGGSWLKVKCVHEQEFVIGGFTLPSNGTHGVGALLLGYYDGGKLIYAGRTGTGFTQKTHRVLRNQLEELREKENPFENSPAEARRGANWVRPELVAQVNFATWTADNLVRQASFKGLREDKPANEVRREELTVAARVRGTKSASHTASVAIAAKTASAETAPAPAKMSAAKATAAKTTPTKAAAAKSSAVKDSKKAALESAPVRLTHPEKVLDVETQLTKQQLADYYWAIAPHMLPYIEGRPVSLVRCPDGSEKPCFYQKHVNAMLPPGITAVDVPDKKTGKMDPYITLSTSEALAGLAQMGVLEVHPWGSRNDDLEHPDRIIIDLDPDAAIAWPRLADSAGEVRRELKELGLESFLKSTGGKGLHVVIPFEPEYDWAVIKQFAHAFVLKMEKDQPGQYLTKMSKAARRDRIFLDYLRNERGATAVAAFSPRARAGAAVSLPLDWSELKSAERTAVRVADFEQWRGRLSRDPWKQFSELRQRITPKMLEALKISQGA; this is encoded by the coding sequence ATGGCTACGAGGAAGAGAGCCAAGACGAAGTCGGCGGTGTCTGCTGCTGATGCCGTGGATGAGCAGCTTGGACTCTATCGCTCGATGCGGGACTTCGAGGTTACGGGGGAGCCTAGCGGATCGGCGAAGAAGAAGTTCTTTAACGATCAGCCTCTGCCCTTCGTGATTCAGAAGCATGCGGCGACGCGGCTGCACTACGATTTTCGGCTTGGGTGGAATGGGGTGCTGAAGAGCTGGGCGGTGGCGAAGGGGCCGAGTTACGTCACGGCAGATAAGCGGCTGGCGGTTCAGGTGGAAGATCATCCGATCGACTATGGGGGCTTTGAGGGGATTATTCCGAAGGGCCAGTATGGTGGCGGCACGGTGATGGTGTGGGATCAGGGGACGTGGGAGCCTCAGGCTGGGCATACCGATGTGGATGAGGGGCTGCGGACGGGGTCGCTGAAGTTCATTTTGCATGGGACGAAGATGAAGGGGAAGTGGGCGCTGATTCGCATGGGGGGGAAGGCCGCGAATGAGAGTAAGCCGAACTGGTTGCTGATCAAAGAGCATGATGATTTCGAGCGCACGAAGGACGACGCGGCTGTGACGGACAAAGAGCCGGATAGTGTGGTGACGGGGCGGAGTCTCGAGGAGATTGCACGGAACGAAGATCATGTCTGGAACTCGAAGGAGACGGCGAAGGGGAATGCGTGGTATCGGAAAGACGCTGGGGCTGCGAGTGCGAGGGAGATCGTCGCGGAGAAAGCTTCGCCTGAGCCGGCGTCTGCCGATAAGCCTGCTAAGGCTCGCAGGTCGAAGAGTGTTGCCTGGGAGTTGAAGGTGCCGGAGGGTGCGCCGAAGGAAAGACTTCCGGAGTTTATTACGCCGGAGCTGGCGTTGCAGGCTACGACTCCGCCGAGCGGTACTGGATGGCTGCATGAGTTAAAGCTGGATGGCTATCGCATTCAGGCTCGCAAGGATGGCGACAAGGTTCAGCTACTGACTCGGACGGGGCTCGACTGGACGCATCGGATGAAGACGATTGCAGCTCTGGTGGGGAAGTTGCCGGTGGATCGGGTGATTCTTGATGGCGAGGTTGTGGTGCTGGCAGAGAACGGGACGACGAGCTTCGCGGATCTGCAGGCGGCGTTTCAGGAGGGGGTGAAGAAGCCGCTCAGTTACTTCGTGTTTGATCTGCTACATCTGAACGGGCATAACCTGCGGGGAGTGCCGCTGGCTGAGCGAAAGGGGCTGCTTGCTACGCTTCTAGAGGGCGACGGGGAGTTTCTGCGCTTCAATGAACATCTGGAGTCGGACGGGCTGGTGATCTTTGAAAAGGCTTGCGAGATGCATGTCGAGGGGATCGTCTCCAAACGCGCTGCCAGCAAATACTCGAGTGGTCGAGGGGGAAGTTGGCTGAAGGTGAAGTGCGTTCATGAGCAGGAGTTTGTGATCGGCGGGTTTACCTTGCCTTCGAATGGGACGCACGGAGTTGGGGCTCTGCTGCTGGGGTACTACGACGGCGGGAAGCTGATCTATGCGGGGAGGACTGGAACGGGTTTCACGCAGAAGACCCATCGTGTGCTGCGCAATCAGTTGGAAGAGCTGCGTGAGAAGGAGAATCCGTTTGAGAATTCTCCGGCTGAGGCACGTCGGGGAGCGAACTGGGTGAGGCCGGAGCTGGTGGCCCAGGTGAACTTTGCGACGTGGACTGCGGACAACCTGGTACGGCAGGCTTCGTTCAAAGGGCTGCGAGAGGATAAGCCTGCGAACGAGGTACGACGGGAGGAGTTGACAGTCGCGGCCAGAGTGCGCGGGACGAAGAGCGCTTCCCATACTGCGTCGGTAGCGATTGCGGCGAAGACTGCTTCTGCAGAGACGGCTCCTGCTCCAGCGAAGATGTCTGCCGCTAAGGCGACTGCTGCGAAGACAACTCCAACGAAGGCTGCGGCCGCGAAGAGTTCGGCTGTGAAGGATTCGAAGAAAGCGGCCTTGGAGTCTGCGCCGGTGCGGTTGACGCATCCTGAGAAGGTTTTGGATGTGGAGACGCAGCTTACGAAGCAGCAACTAGCTGACTATTACTGGGCGATTGCGCCGCATATGCTGCCGTATATCGAGGGCCGTCCGGTGTCGCTGGTGCGTTGTCCGGATGGAAGTGAGAAGCCGTGTTTTTATCAGAAGCATGTGAACGCGATGCTGCCGCCGGGGATTACGGCGGTGGACGTGCCGGATAAGAAGACGGGGAAGATGGACCCGTACATTACGCTTTCGACGTCGGAGGCGCTGGCGGGGCTTGCGCAGATGGGCGTGCTGGAGGTGCATCCGTGGGGGTCGCGCAATGACGATCTTGAGCACCCGGATCGGATCATCATCGATCTTGATCCGGATGCTGCGATTGCGTGGCCGAGGCTGGCTGATAGTGCTGGCGAGGTTCGTAGAGAGCTCAAGGAGCTTGGGCTGGAGAGCTTTTTGAAGAGCACGGGAGGCAAGGGGCTGCATGTGGTAATTCCCTTTGAGCCTGAATACGACTGGGCGGTGATCAAGCAGTTTGCTCATGCGTTTGTGCTGAAGATGGAGAAGGATCAGCCGGGCCAGTATCTGACGAAGATGAGCAAGGCGGCGCGGAGGGACAGGATCTTTCTGGATTACCTGCGAAATGAACGCGGGGCGACGGCGGTGGCGGCTTTCTCTCCTCGGGCGCGTGCGGGAGCGGCGGTTTCGCTTCCGCTGGACTGGAGTGAGTTGAAGTCGGCGGAGCGGACGGCGGTTCGGGTTGCGGATTTCGAACAGTGGCGCGGGCGGTTGAGTCGCGATCCGTGGAAGCAGTTTTCCGAGCTGCGGCAGCGGATCACGCCGAAGATGTTGGAGGCTTTGAAGATATCTCAGGGGGCGTGA
- a CDS encoding ABC transporter ATP-binding protein, protein MAMDTMIQIEDLKKIFYTDEIETHALSGVHLNINRGEYVAMSGPSGCGKSTLLSIIGLLDTPTGGRYTLNGKEVANLNFADRSRIRNQEIGFIFQSFNLIGDLTVAENVELPLTYRAGMPATERKKRVQESLERVNMAHRMRHYPAQLSGGQQQRVAVARALAGSPSILLADEPTGNLDSKNGEAVMKLLQELHAEGATICMVTHDPRFAAHAERQVHLFDGKVVAEGELNRLLAEVEG, encoded by the coding sequence ATGGCGATGGACACGATGATTCAGATTGAGGACTTGAAGAAGATCTTTTATACGGACGAGATTGAGACGCATGCGCTGTCGGGCGTGCATTTGAATATCAATCGCGGGGAGTATGTGGCGATGTCCGGGCCGTCGGGGTGCGGGAAGTCTACGCTGCTGTCGATCATCGGGTTGCTGGATACGCCGACTGGCGGACGGTATACGTTGAATGGCAAGGAAGTTGCCAACCTGAACTTTGCGGATCGCTCGCGGATTCGGAACCAGGAGATCGGGTTTATCTTTCAGAGCTTTAATCTGATTGGGGACCTGACGGTTGCGGAGAATGTGGAGCTGCCGTTGACCTACCGTGCGGGAATGCCGGCGACGGAGCGGAAGAAGAGAGTGCAGGAGTCGCTTGAGCGCGTGAACATGGCGCACCGGATGCGGCACTATCCGGCGCAGCTCTCGGGTGGTCAGCAGCAGAGGGTGGCGGTGGCTAGAGCTTTGGCGGGTTCACCATCGATTCTGCTGGCTGACGAGCCTACAGGAAATCTTGATTCGAAGAATGGCGAGGCTGTGATGAAGCTGTTGCAGGAGCTTCATGCAGAGGGCGCGACGATTTGTATGGTGACGCACGATCCGCGGTTCGCAGCACATGCGGAGCGGCAGGTGCACCTGTTTGACGGCAAGGTAGTGGCGGAGGGTGAGCTGAATCGGCTGTTAGCGGAGGTAGAGGGATGA
- a CDS encoding CPBP family intramembrane glutamic endopeptidase, with product MFTPANIFAGIFTLIPFLAAAFFGEALHRRIHRLPTSIRLALPSALSLPYLVVSLAASSFHWYWFALYALLPIAVTLLLHQAQQVDPDQTGTWRDYFVLITLGLAVDLRWFEPAWPPHLAVFNKMILLNAGIYGFLFIRELSGIGFDLRIRLRDFAIGLREWALFTPIAIALGLSLSFLHFHPHWPRLSQLAGTYLFTFLFIAVPEELFFRGWLQNLLERRLGRTQALLLTSALFGLSHFNKRALHFNWRYVLLAAIAGIFYGRAWRQDRRVGASALTHTTVDTLWSIWFR from the coding sequence ATGTTCACCCCCGCCAACATCTTCGCTGGCATCTTCACCCTCATCCCCTTTCTCGCTGCAGCCTTCTTCGGCGAAGCCCTCCATCGACGCATCCACCGTCTTCCCACCTCCATCAGACTCGCTCTACCCTCAGCGCTGAGCCTCCCCTATCTCGTCGTAAGCCTCGCTGCATCGAGCTTTCATTGGTACTGGTTCGCCCTCTACGCCCTCCTCCCAATCGCCGTCACGCTCCTCCTGCATCAAGCCCAACAGGTCGACCCAGACCAAACTGGCACATGGCGAGACTACTTCGTCCTCATCACTCTCGGCCTTGCCGTCGACCTGCGCTGGTTCGAGCCCGCATGGCCACCCCATCTCGCCGTCTTCAACAAGATGATCCTGCTCAACGCCGGCATCTACGGCTTCCTATTTATTCGGGAATTAAGCGGCATCGGCTTCGACCTGCGCATCCGCTTACGCGACTTCGCGATCGGCCTGCGCGAATGGGCCTTGTTCACCCCCATCGCCATCGCACTAGGTCTAAGCCTCAGCTTTCTCCACTTCCACCCACATTGGCCGCGCCTCTCCCAACTCGCCGGAACCTACCTCTTCACCTTTCTCTTCATCGCAGTCCCGGAAGAGCTCTTCTTTCGCGGTTGGCTGCAAAATCTACTCGAACGCCGCCTGGGCCGCACGCAAGCTCTGCTCCTCACCAGCGCACTCTTCGGCCTCTCCCACTTCAACAAGCGCGCTCTGCACTTCAACTGGCGCTACGTTCTGCTCGCCGCCATCGCCGGCATCTTCTACGGCCGCGCCTGGCGTCAGGACCGCCGCGTCGGAGCTTCAGCCCTCACCCACACCACCGTCGACACCCTATGGTCCATCTGGTTCAGATGA